One genomic segment of Paraburkholderia caffeinilytica includes these proteins:
- a CDS encoding ABC transporter substrate-binding protein: protein MKKNPLARLATLCFAVAAGAALTMGSAQAADDAVKIGFITDMSGLYADIDGQGGLEAIRMAVADFGGKVNGKPISVVYADHQNKADIAASRAREWFDRDGVDLLIGGTNSATGLSMNTVAGEKHKVYISIGAGADTLTNEQCTPYTIHYAYDTTALAKGTGSAVTKQGGKTWYFLTADYAFGKALEKNTSDVVKANGGQVLGAVRHPLSASDFSSFLLQAQASKAQILGLANAGGDTINSIKAAKEFGIMKTMKLAALLMFIDDVHSLGLETTQGLVLTDSWYWNKDANTRAWARRYFDKMRKMPSSLQAADYSATMTYLKAVQAVGSTDSDKVMAQLKKAKIDDFYAKGYIRQDGSMIHDMYLMQVKTPAESKEPWDYYKITATIPGEQAFTTKAETRCAMWK, encoded by the coding sequence ATGAAAAAGAACCCACTCGCGCGGCTTGCCACACTATGTTTCGCGGTTGCCGCCGGCGCCGCGTTGACGATGGGCAGCGCGCAAGCGGCTGACGATGCAGTGAAGATCGGCTTCATCACCGACATGTCGGGTCTGTATGCGGACATTGACGGTCAGGGCGGTCTCGAAGCGATCCGCATGGCCGTGGCCGACTTCGGCGGCAAGGTCAATGGCAAGCCGATCTCGGTGGTCTATGCCGATCACCAGAACAAGGCGGACATCGCTGCGTCGCGGGCGCGCGAATGGTTCGATCGCGATGGCGTCGATCTGCTGATCGGCGGCACGAATTCGGCAACCGGGCTGTCGATGAACACGGTGGCCGGCGAAAAGCACAAGGTCTATATCAGCATCGGCGCGGGGGCCGACACCCTCACCAATGAACAGTGCACGCCGTACACGATCCACTATGCGTACGACACGACAGCGCTCGCCAAGGGCACCGGCTCGGCGGTGACGAAGCAGGGCGGCAAGACGTGGTACTTCCTGACCGCCGACTACGCCTTCGGCAAGGCGCTCGAAAAGAATACGTCGGACGTGGTGAAGGCCAACGGCGGCCAGGTGCTGGGCGCCGTGCGTCATCCGCTGTCGGCTTCGGACTTCTCGTCATTCCTGTTGCAGGCGCAAGCGTCGAAGGCACAGATCCTCGGTCTCGCCAACGCGGGCGGCGACACGATCAACTCGATCAAGGCCGCCAAGGAATTCGGCATCATGAAGACCATGAAGCTGGCCGCGCTGCTGATGTTTATCGACGACGTCCACAGTCTGGGCCTGGAAACCACCCAGGGCCTGGTGTTGACGGACAGCTGGTACTGGAACAAGGACGCCAACACGCGCGCGTGGGCGCGGCGCTACTTCGACAAGATGAGGAAGATGCCGTCGAGCCTGCAGGCTGCCGACTATTCGGCAACCATGACTTACCTGAAGGCCGTGCAGGCGGTCGGTTCGACCGACTCGGACAAGGTGATGGCGCAACTGAAGAAGGCCAAGATCGACGACTTCTACGCGAAGGGCTACATCCGTCAGGACGGCAGCATGATCCACGACATGTACCTGATGCAGGTGAAGACGCCGGCCGAATCCAAAGAGCCGTGGGACTACTACAAGATCACAGCGACGATTCCCGGCGAACAGGCGTTCACGACCAAGGCCGAAACGCGCTGCGCGATGTGGAAATAA
- a CDS encoding branched-chain amino acid ABC transporter permease, whose product MDLSIAAILAQDGITTGAIYALLALALVLVFSVTRVIFIPQGEFVSYGALTLAALQTQKFPATCWLLMAMGAACFVVEIAGLVRHPEKRRHAARTLVMLIGKYLLFPIAVYALTQGVFLHPLPMIAQIALTLLIVIPMGPFVYRLAYEPIAEATTLLLLIVAVAVHFAMVGLGLVMFGAEGSRTTAFSDASFNLGTLSISGQSLWVVGTAVVLIGALYLYFDRSISGKALRATSVNRLGARLVGIGTTQAGRLAFTLAAGLGALCGILVAPLTTIYYDSGFLIGLKGFVGAIIGGLVSYPLAAAGSILVGLLESYSSFWASAYKEVIVFTLIIPVLLWRSLASPHSEEEEE is encoded by the coding sequence ATGGATCTATCAATTGCGGCGATCCTCGCGCAGGACGGCATCACCACCGGCGCGATCTACGCGCTGCTCGCGCTCGCGTTAGTGCTGGTGTTCTCCGTGACGCGGGTGATCTTCATCCCGCAGGGGGAGTTTGTTTCGTACGGCGCGCTGACGCTCGCCGCGTTGCAGACACAAAAATTTCCGGCGACGTGCTGGCTGTTGATGGCGATGGGCGCGGCATGCTTTGTCGTCGAAATTGCGGGGCTGGTGCGGCATCCCGAAAAACGCCGGCATGCGGCGCGCACGCTGGTGATGCTGATCGGCAAATATCTGCTGTTTCCGATCGCGGTCTATGCGCTCACGCAAGGTGTTTTCCTGCATCCATTGCCGATGATCGCGCAAATCGCGCTGACGCTGCTGATCGTGATTCCGATGGGGCCGTTCGTTTACCGGCTCGCGTATGAGCCGATCGCGGAGGCGACCACGCTGCTGCTGCTGATCGTGGCAGTGGCGGTGCACTTTGCGATGGTTGGCCTCGGGCTCGTGATGTTCGGTGCGGAAGGCTCGCGCACCACGGCGTTCTCCGATGCGAGCTTCAACCTCGGCACGCTGTCGATCTCCGGACAAAGTCTGTGGGTGGTCGGCACGGCGGTGGTGCTGATCGGCGCGCTGTATCTGTACTTCGATCGCTCGATCTCGGGCAAGGCTTTGCGCGCGACGTCCGTGAACCGGCTCGGCGCGCGGCTCGTCGGCATCGGCACGACGCAAGCGGGGCGTCTCGCGTTCACGCTCGCTGCGGGCCTCGGTGCGCTGTGCGGGATCCTTGTCGCACCCTTGACCACCATCTACTACGACTCGGGCTTCCTGATCGGTTTGAAGGGCTTCGTGGGGGCGATTATCGGCGGCCTGGTGAGCTATCCGCTGGCGGCGGCGGGTTCGATCCTCGTCGGTTTGCTGGAGTCGTATTCATCGTTCTGGGCGAGCGCCTATAAGGAAGTGATCGTGTTCACGCTGATCATCCCGGTGCTGTTGTGGCGGAGTCTGGCCAGCCCGCACTCCGAAGAGGAAGAGGAGTGA
- a CDS encoding branched-chain amino acid ABC transporter permease produces the protein MEIFGVPLPAMLSQLLLGLVNGSFYAILSLGLAVIFGLLNVINFAHGALFMLGAMLAWMGLSYFGLPYWVMLVLAPLIVGVFGVVIERSMLRWLYKLDHLYGLLLTFGLTLVVEGVFRSIYGSSGQPYDVPSALSGATDLGFMFLPNYRAWVVVASLAVCFATWFVIEKTRLGAYLRAGTENPKLVEAFGVNVPLMITLTYGFGVALAAFAGVLAAPVIQVSPLMGQPMIITVFAVVVIGGMGSIMGSILTGLLLGVIEGLTRVFYPEASATVVFVIMALVLLVRPAGLFGKEK, from the coding sequence ATGGAAATCTTTGGCGTTCCGCTACCGGCGATGCTGAGCCAGCTGCTGCTGGGGCTCGTGAACGGCTCGTTCTACGCGATTCTGAGCCTGGGTCTTGCTGTGATCTTCGGCTTGCTCAACGTGATCAATTTCGCGCATGGCGCGCTGTTCATGCTCGGCGCGATGCTTGCGTGGATGGGCCTGTCGTATTTCGGCCTGCCGTACTGGGTGATGCTGGTGCTGGCGCCGCTGATCGTCGGCGTATTCGGCGTTGTGATCGAACGCTCGATGCTGCGCTGGCTGTACAAGCTCGATCATCTGTATGGGCTGCTGCTTACCTTTGGACTGACGCTGGTTGTCGAAGGCGTGTTCCGTTCGATCTACGGTTCGTCCGGCCAGCCGTACGACGTGCCATCGGCACTCTCCGGCGCGACCGATCTCGGCTTCATGTTCCTGCCGAACTATCGCGCGTGGGTGGTGGTGGCGTCGCTCGCGGTCTGCTTCGCGACGTGGTTCGTGATCGAGAAGACGCGGCTTGGCGCCTATCTGCGCGCGGGCACCGAAAACCCAAAGCTGGTCGAGGCGTTCGGCGTCAACGTGCCGTTGATGATCACGCTCACGTATGGTTTCGGCGTTGCGTTGGCGGCGTTCGCCGGCGTGCTTGCCGCGCCGGTGATTCAAGTGTCGCCGTTGATGGGCCAGCCGATGATCATCACTGTGTTCGCGGTGGTCGTGATCGGCGGCATGGGTTCCATCATGGGCTCGATTCTGACCGGCCTGCTGCTCGGCGTGATCGAAGGGCTGACGCGCGTGTTTTACCCGGAAGCGTCGGCGACCGTCGTCTTCGTCATCATGGCGCTTGTGTTGCTGGTGCGCCCGGCGGGTCTCTTCGGCAAGGAAAAATGA
- a CDS encoding GMC family oxidoreductase, giving the protein MTTSEKSPTTPRRLEGEFDYIIVGAGTAGCVLANRLSADPEIEVLLLEAGGKDDYHWIHVPVGYLYCIGNPRTDWLYKTQSEPGLNGRSLSYPRGRVLGGSSSINGMIYMRGQREDYDEWARVTNDASWSWNEVLPVFKRSEDHHAGASESHGAGGPWRVEKQRLKWKILEEFSQAAQQTGIPATDDFNRGDNTGVGYFDVNQKRGIRWNASKAFLRPALKRPNLTVITGAHTQRVVFEGGRCTGVEYRGDNTDYLAKARCEVILSAGAVNSPQLLELSGIGNGARLQNLGIEVVKDLRGVGENLQDHLQLRMAYKVDGVRTLNTASAHWWGKLMIGMQYALFQSGPMSMSPSQLGAFAKSDPDDRSLTRPDLEYHVQPLSLDRFGGPLHRFNAFTASVCQLRPTSRGSIHIESADASAPPLIAPNYLSTDYDRHVAANALRLTRRIAAAPALAPYRPQEILPGIQYQTEEELQQAAGAVGTTIFHPVGTCRMGAVDDPGAVVDNRLRVIGVDGLRVVDASIMPSITSGNTNSPTLMIAERASDMIREDRRARVAGSVAVQSSAAPSMSAM; this is encoded by the coding sequence ATGACCACCTCAGAAAAATCGCCAACAACACCCCGCCGCCTGGAAGGCGAATTCGACTACATCATAGTCGGCGCCGGCACGGCAGGTTGCGTGCTAGCCAACCGCCTATCGGCAGATCCAGAAATAGAGGTGCTCCTGTTAGAAGCCGGCGGCAAAGACGATTACCACTGGATCCACGTGCCGGTAGGCTACCTCTACTGCATCGGCAATCCCCGCACGGATTGGCTCTACAAAACGCAATCAGAACCCGGCCTGAACGGTCGCTCCCTTTCATACCCGCGGGGCAGAGTACTAGGCGGCAGTTCATCGATCAACGGCATGATCTACATGCGCGGCCAGCGCGAGGACTACGATGAATGGGCCCGCGTCACCAACGACGCCTCCTGGTCCTGGAACGAGGTCCTCCCCGTCTTCAAGCGCAGCGAAGACCATCACGCCGGCGCCTCCGAATCGCACGGAGCGGGCGGCCCGTGGCGAGTCGAAAAGCAGCGCCTGAAATGGAAAATCCTCGAAGAGTTTTCACAAGCCGCGCAACAAACCGGCATCCCCGCCACTGACGACTTCAATCGCGGCGACAACACTGGCGTTGGCTACTTCGACGTCAATCAGAAACGCGGCATCCGCTGGAATGCGTCGAAAGCTTTCTTGCGCCCGGCGCTCAAACGCCCGAATCTCACGGTCATCACCGGCGCTCACACGCAGCGCGTCGTGTTCGAAGGAGGTCGTTGCACTGGTGTCGAATATCGCGGCGACAACACCGACTATCTCGCCAAAGCCCGTTGCGAAGTGATCCTCAGTGCTGGCGCAGTCAACTCGCCGCAATTGCTCGAACTCTCAGGTATCGGCAACGGTGCACGCTTGCAGAATCTCGGTATCGAGGTGGTGAAGGATCTGCGCGGCGTCGGCGAAAATCTGCAGGATCATCTGCAATTGCGGATGGCGTACAAGGTCGACGGCGTGCGCACGCTCAATACGGCCTCCGCGCATTGGTGGGGCAAGCTGATGATCGGCATGCAGTACGCGCTCTTTCAAAGCGGTCCCATGTCCATGTCGCCGTCGCAACTCGGGGCGTTCGCCAAATCCGATCCGGACGATCGCTCGCTCACGCGCCCCGATCTCGAGTATCACGTTCAGCCTCTCTCGCTCGATCGTTTCGGCGGACCGTTGCATCGCTTCAATGCATTCACCGCGTCGGTGTGTCAGTTGCGGCCGACGTCGCGCGGCAGCATTCACATCGAATCGGCCGATGCTTCAGCGCCGCCGTTGATCGCACCGAATTATCTGTCCACCGATTACGACCGGCACGTCGCCGCTAACGCATTGCGTCTCACGCGCCGCATTGCCGCGGCGCCAGCGCTCGCACCCTATCGGCCGCAGGAGATTCTGCCCGGTATCCAGTACCAGACCGAAGAGGAGCTTCAACAGGCCGCGGGCGCGGTTGGCACCACCATCTTTCATCCGGTGGGCACCTGCCGGATGGGCGCCGTCGACGATCCTGGCGCGGTAGTCGATAACCGCCTACGAGTTATCGGGGTTGACGGTTTGCGTGTGGTCGATGCATCAATCATGCCGTCCATTACTTCGGGCAACACCAATTCGCCGACGCTGATGATCGCCGAACGCGCCAGCGACATGATCCGTGAAGACCGCCGCGCACGCGTGGCCGGCAGCGTCGCGGTTCAGTCGAGTGCTGCGCCGTCCATGTCCGCGATGTGA
- a CDS encoding ABC transporter ATP-binding protein has protein sequence MNTIVERENLEVSGTADGAPALEITGLQAWYGESHILHGVDLTVNRGEVVTLLGRNGAGRTTTLRAIMGLTGRRTGSIRIGGRETVNLPTHRIAHCGIGYCPEERGIFSSLSCEENLLLPPPVGDKAHMMSLEEIYSMFPNLQERRMSQGTRLSGGEQQMLAVARILRTGASLLLLDEISEGLAPVIVQALARMIMTLKARGYTVVMVEQNFRFAAPLADRFYVMEHGAIVEHFEAGELESKMPVLHDLLGV, from the coding sequence ATGAATACGATTGTCGAGCGCGAAAACCTCGAAGTGAGCGGTACGGCTGACGGTGCCCCCGCGCTGGAGATCACGGGTTTGCAGGCATGGTACGGGGAGTCCCATATCCTGCATGGCGTCGATCTGACGGTGAACCGCGGCGAAGTCGTCACGCTGCTGGGCCGTAACGGCGCGGGGCGCACCACCACACTGCGCGCGATCATGGGGCTGACTGGCCGGCGCACCGGTTCGATCCGCATCGGCGGGCGCGAAACCGTCAACCTGCCCACGCATCGCATCGCTCATTGCGGCATCGGTTACTGCCCGGAAGAGCGTGGGATTTTTTCGAGCCTCTCATGTGAGGAAAACCTGCTGTTGCCGCCGCCCGTTGGCGACAAGGCGCACATGATGTCGCTCGAAGAAATCTATTCGATGTTTCCGAATCTGCAGGAACGCCGGATGAGCCAGGGTACGCGGCTCTCAGGTGGCGAGCAGCAGATGCTGGCAGTCGCGCGCATTCTGCGCACTGGCGCGAGTTTGCTGCTGCTCGACGAGATCTCGGAAGGCCTTGCGCCGGTCATCGTGCAAGCGCTCGCCCGCATGATCATGACGCTCAAGGCGCGCGGCTACACGGTCGTGATGGTCGAACAGAATTTCCGCTTTGCCGCGCCGCTCGCCGATCGTTTCTACGTGATGGAGCACGGTGCGATCGTGGAGCACTTCGAGGCCGGCGAGCTCGAAAGCAAGATGCCGGTATTGCACGACCTACTGGGCGTATAG
- a CDS encoding CoA-acylating methylmalonate-semialdehyde dehydrogenase, with product MSETYQDEAVRSETSARALTHFINGKTVDGTSGRFGDVFNPALGSVSARVPLASVAEVDAAVAAASAAFPAWSETAPIKRARVLFKFKELLDRHHDELAELITREHGKVFSDAKGEVMRGIEIVEFACGIPNLLKTDFTDQIGGGIDNWNLRQPLGVVAGVTPFNFPMMVPCWMFPVAIACGNTFVLKPSERDPSVSNRLAELLKEAGLPDGVFNVVHGDKVAVDALLVHPEVSALSFVGSTPIAEYIYTEGTKHGKRVQALGGAKNHLVVMPDADLDQAVDALVGAAYGSAGERCMAISVAVAVGHIADELIERLTPRVKSLKILNGMESEAEMGPLVTAAHREKVAGYIDAGVVAGAKLIVDGRGHQVAGHEKGFFLGGTLFDDVSTDMKIYREEIFGPVLCVVRVPDFASAVELINANEFANGVSLFTSDGGVARAFSRQIQIGMVGINVPIPVPMAWHSFGGWKRSLFGDHHAYGEEGVRFYTRYKSIMQRWPDSIGKGAEFTMPVAK from the coding sequence ATGAGCGAGACATATCAGGACGAGGCTGTCCGGAGCGAGACGAGCGCACGCGCGCTGACCCATTTCATCAACGGCAAGACGGTCGACGGCACGAGCGGCCGTTTCGGCGACGTTTTCAATCCTGCGCTGGGCAGCGTGAGCGCACGCGTGCCGCTGGCGAGCGTCGCCGAAGTGGATGCGGCGGTTGCCGCTGCCAGCGCTGCGTTTCCTGCATGGAGCGAAACCGCGCCGATCAAGCGGGCGCGCGTGCTGTTCAAATTCAAGGAGTTGCTCGACCGTCACCATGACGAACTGGCCGAGTTGATCACGCGCGAGCATGGCAAGGTGTTTTCCGATGCGAAGGGCGAAGTGATGCGCGGCATCGAGATCGTCGAGTTCGCGTGTGGCATTCCGAATCTGCTGAAAACCGACTTCACCGACCAGATCGGCGGTGGCATCGACAACTGGAATCTGCGCCAGCCGCTGGGCGTGGTCGCCGGCGTTACGCCATTCAATTTCCCGATGATGGTGCCGTGCTGGATGTTCCCGGTTGCGATCGCATGCGGCAACACGTTCGTGTTGAAGCCATCGGAGCGTGATCCGTCGGTATCGAATCGCCTTGCCGAATTGTTGAAGGAAGCCGGTTTGCCGGATGGCGTGTTCAACGTCGTGCACGGCGACAAGGTGGCCGTTGATGCATTGCTCGTGCATCCTGAGGTAAGCGCGTTGTCGTTTGTCGGTTCGACGCCGATTGCCGAATACATCTATACGGAAGGCACGAAGCACGGCAAGCGCGTGCAGGCTTTGGGCGGGGCGAAGAATCACCTTGTGGTGATGCCGGATGCGGATCTCGATCAGGCTGTCGATGCGTTGGTCGGCGCGGCGTATGGTTCGGCGGGCGAGCGCTGCATGGCGATATCGGTTGCGGTTGCGGTAGGGCACATTGCTGACGAGTTGATCGAGCGACTGACACCGCGAGTGAAGAGCCTGAAGATTCTGAACGGCATGGAGTCGGAAGCCGAGATGGGGCCATTGGTGACGGCGGCGCATCGCGAGAAAGTGGCGGGTTATATCGATGCCGGCGTTGTAGCTGGTGCGAAGTTGATTGTCGATGGGCGTGGCCATCAAGTGGCAGGCCATGAGAAGGGGTTCTTTCTCGGCGGCACGTTGTTCGACGATGTCTCGACCGATATGAAGATTTATCGTGAAGAGATTTTTGGACCCGTGCTGTGTGTGGTGCGGGTGCCGGATTTTGCTTCTGCCGTTGAGCTCATTAACGCTAATGAGTTTGCCAATGGGGTGTCGTTGTTTACCTCCGATGGTGGGGTGGCTCGGGCGTTTTCGCGGCAGATCCAGATTGGGATGGTGGGGATTAATGTGCCGATTCCGGTGCCGATGGCATGGCATTCTTTTGGCGGGTGGAAGAGGTCTCTTTTTGGTGATCACCATGCCTATGGGGAGGAGGGTGTTCGGTTTTATACGCGCTACAAGAGCATCATGCAGAGGTGGCCCGATAGCATCGGGAAGGGGGCTGAGTTTACTATGCCGGTAGCGAAGTAG
- a CDS encoding branched-chain amino acid ABC transporter permease, which yields MQRKVLYGLLLIALLAVPVLGIYPLFVMKVLCFALFAAAFNLLIGYTGLLSFGHAMFLASAGYVTGYAMQTLGFSPELGVLAGTATATLLGLVVGLFAIRRQGIYFAMVTLALAQMVYFVFLQAPFTHGEDGLQGVPRGKLFGLLDLSSDVALYFVVLAVMVLAFLLIVRIVHSPFGQVLVAIKENEPRAVSLGYDTDRFKLLAFILSAGIAGLAGSLKVLVQGFETLSDAYWTMSGLVILMTLVGGMGTLFGPLLGAALIVALEDRLGDIGTALASSTGVEGFRSLGESVTIVTGVIFIACVLAFRRGIVGEIIARVRPLRA from the coding sequence ATGCAGAGAAAAGTGCTCTACGGTCTGCTGCTGATCGCGCTTCTCGCGGTGCCCGTGCTGGGCATCTATCCGTTGTTCGTCATGAAGGTGCTGTGTTTCGCGTTGTTCGCGGCGGCCTTCAATCTGCTGATCGGCTATACGGGCCTGCTTTCGTTTGGTCACGCGATGTTTCTCGCGTCGGCCGGTTACGTCACCGGCTATGCCATGCAGACGCTCGGCTTCTCTCCGGAACTGGGCGTGCTGGCCGGCACGGCGACCGCGACCTTGCTTGGGCTGGTGGTCGGCCTGTTTGCGATCCGCCGGCAAGGCATCTACTTCGCGATGGTGACGCTGGCGCTCGCGCAAATGGTCTACTTCGTGTTCCTGCAGGCGCCGTTCACGCACGGTGAGGACGGCCTGCAAGGCGTGCCGCGCGGCAAGCTGTTCGGCTTGCTGGATCTGTCGTCGGACGTGGCGCTGTACTTTGTCGTGCTGGCTGTGATGGTGTTGGCGTTCCTGCTGATCGTGCGGATCGTGCACTCGCCGTTCGGGCAGGTGCTGGTGGCGATCAAGGAGAACGAGCCGCGCGCCGTGTCGCTCGGTTACGACACCGATCGCTTCAAGCTGCTGGCGTTTATTCTGTCCGCCGGGATCGCCGGTCTGGCGGGCTCGCTCAAGGTACTGGTGCAGGGCTTCGAGACGCTGAGCGACGCGTACTGGACCATGTCGGGTCTGGTGATTCTGATGACGCTTGTCGGCGGCATGGGGACACTGTTCGGGCCGTTGCTCGGCGCGGCGCTAATCGTTGCGCTCGAAGACCGGCTCGGCGATATCGGCACGGCGCTGGCTTCGTCGACGGGGGTCGAAGGGTTCCGCTCGCTGGGCGAATCCGTGACCATCGTGACGGGCGTGATTTTTATTGCCTGCGTGCTGGCGTTTCGGCGCGGCATTGTCGGTGAGATCATCGCGCGAGTGCGGCCATTGCGGGCCTGA
- a CDS encoding ABC transporter substrate-binding protein — protein MKKTKQWVRTGIAMALMCGAGAAFAQVKIGVTLSTTGPTASLGIPEKNTIALLPKEIGGKTVQYIVLDDASDTGKAVQNTRKLIDEDHVDAIIGSTTTPNSLAMLDAAAEGKTPVISLAASAAIISPMDAKRAWAFKPPQNDSLMADAIADYMERHGVKTVGFIGFADAYGDGWNNVFTAAAAAHHLKIVSSERFNRTDASVTGQVLKTMGANPDAVLIAGAGTPSALPAKTLKERGYKGKVYQTHGVANNDFLRVCAKDCEGEFLPAGPILVADQLPESNPVKKSSEAYKAAYEKAYGAGSVATFGGHAWDAGQMLQAAVPVALKTAQPGTEAFREALRGALENIKELPVSHGIMNTTTTDHNGLDKRARVIVQIVDGKWKLQND, from the coding sequence ATGAAAAAGACAAAGCAATGGGTACGCACGGGCATCGCGATGGCGTTGATGTGCGGCGCGGGCGCCGCCTTCGCGCAGGTGAAAATCGGCGTCACGTTGTCCACGACCGGGCCGACCGCATCGCTCGGGATTCCTGAAAAGAACACGATCGCGCTTCTGCCCAAAGAGATCGGCGGCAAGACGGTGCAGTACATCGTGCTTGACGATGCATCGGATACCGGCAAGGCCGTGCAGAACACCCGTAAGCTGATCGATGAAGACCACGTGGACGCGATCATCGGATCGACGACCACGCCGAATTCGCTGGCGATGCTGGATGCCGCCGCCGAAGGCAAGACGCCGGTGATCTCGCTGGCGGCATCGGCCGCCATCATCTCGCCGATGGACGCCAAGCGCGCATGGGCCTTCAAACCGCCGCAAAACGACAGTCTGATGGCTGACGCGATCGCCGACTACATGGAGCGTCATGGCGTGAAGACGGTTGGCTTCATCGGCTTTGCGGATGCATATGGCGACGGCTGGAACAACGTCTTCACCGCCGCGGCTGCGGCACACCATCTCAAGATCGTCTCCAGCGAACGCTTTAACCGCACCGATGCATCGGTGACCGGCCAGGTGCTGAAGACGATGGGCGCGAACCCCGATGCGGTGCTGATCGCGGGCGCGGGTACGCCGTCCGCGCTGCCGGCCAAGACGCTTAAGGAGCGCGGCTACAAAGGCAAGGTCTACCAGACGCACGGCGTCGCCAACAACGACTTCCTGCGCGTGTGTGCAAAGGATTGCGAAGGCGAATTCCTGCCCGCCGGTCCGATCCTGGTGGCGGACCAGTTGCCGGAATCGAATCCGGTGAAGAAGTCGTCGGAGGCCTACAAGGCGGCGTATGAGAAAGCGTATGGCGCGGGCTCGGTGGCAACCTTCGGCGGTCATGCATGGGACGCCGGCCAGATGCTGCAAGCTGCGGTTCCGGTCGCGTTGAAGACCGCTCAGCCGGGCACCGAAGCGTTCCGCGAGGCACTGCGCGGCGCACTTGAAAATATCAAGGAACTGCCGGTCTCGCACGGCATCATGAACACCACGACGACCGACCACAACGGCCTCGACAAGCGCGCACGCGTGATCGTGCAGATCGTCGACGGCAAGTGGAAGCTGCAGAACGACTAA
- a CDS encoding ABC transporter ATP-binding protein — protein sequence MILGDTILETRGLTREFKGFIAVNGVNLRVRRGSIHALIGPNGAGKTTCFNLLTKFLEPTAGQIVFNGIDITNERPAQIARRGIIRSFQISAVFPHLTALQNVRIGLQRVLGTAFHFWKSERTLRQLDDRAMDLLTQVGLTDFADVLTVELSYGRKRALEIATTLAMEPELMLLDEPTQGMGHEDVDRVTALIKKVSSGRTILMVEHNMNVIAGISDTITVLQRGEVLAEGSYAEVSKNPLVMQAYMGSADAALAGAHA from the coding sequence ATGATTCTCGGCGATACGATTCTCGAAACGCGCGGCCTCACCCGCGAGTTCAAAGGCTTCATCGCCGTGAACGGGGTGAACCTGCGGGTGCGCCGTGGCTCGATCCATGCGCTGATCGGCCCCAATGGGGCAGGCAAGACCACCTGCTTCAATCTGCTCACCAAATTCCTCGAACCGACTGCGGGCCAGATCGTGTTCAACGGAATCGACATCACCAATGAACGCCCGGCGCAGATCGCCCGGCGCGGCATCATCCGCTCGTTTCAGATCTCTGCTGTATTTCCGCATCTGACAGCATTGCAGAATGTGCGCATCGGGTTGCAGCGCGTGCTCGGCACGGCATTTCATTTCTGGAAAAGCGAACGCACGCTGCGCCAACTCGATGATCGAGCAATGGACCTGCTCACCCAGGTCGGATTGACCGATTTTGCCGATGTGCTTACGGTAGAACTGTCCTATGGTCGCAAGCGCGCACTGGAAATTGCCACCACGCTCGCGATGGAGCCCGAGTTGATGCTGCTCGACGAACCGACGCAAGGCATGGGCCACGAAGACGTCGATCGCGTCACGGCCTTGATCAAGAAAGTGTCGAGCGGTCGCACGATTCTGATGGTCGAACACAACATGAACGTGATCGCCGGCATCTCCGACACCATCACCGTACTGCAACGGGGCGAGGTGCTCGCGGAAGGCAGCTATGCCGAAGTGTCGAAGAACCCGCTCGTGATGCAAGCCTATATGGGCAGCGCCGACGCCGCGCTCGCCGGAGCCCACGCATGA